A single Terriglobia bacterium DNA region contains:
- a CDS encoding efflux RND transporter permease subunit: MSISELFIKRPIMTTLVMAAILIFGIFAYTLLPVSDLPNVDFPTIQVIAQLPGASPETMASSVATPLEKQFSTIAGIDSMTSTNALGSANITIQFNLSRSLDGAALDVQSAISKAASQLPPELPTPPSFQKVNPADQPILYLAVSSPTLKLSDVDEAAETTLAQNISMVNGVAQVAVFGSQKYAVRVQLDPRQMASRQIGIDEVDSALQAGNTNTPTGTLYGNAHTFTLLSNGQLQNAAQFGPMIVAYRNGSPVRLNELGRVIDSVQDDKSASWYNGDRAVVLAIQRQPGTNTVEVVNGVKALLPRLEQQIPAAVRVDTLYDRSESIRASVNDVKFTLLLTIALVVMVIFLFLRNISATIIPSFALPMAIIGTFSVMYLLGYSVDNLSLMALTLSVGFVVDDAIVMLENIVRHMEMGKSAMQASIEGSREIGFTILSMTISLAAVFIPLLFMGGIIGRLLHEFAVTIGVAILVSGFVSLTLTPMLCSRFLKHQAASEHGRFYQVTERLFDGWLRGYDWSLQKVLRHKFATLMVSFVVIALTAYLFVGIRTGFLPDEDQGLVFAFTEAQQGISFHDMFDLQQKVTEVVRQDPNVMNLISSMGGNPSFGGSLNQGRMFFRLKDKKDRVNHMSAAEIIQELRPKVAQVPGINVFLQIPPTIRIGGNLTKSQYQYALQTPDLPGLYSSAPKLEAALRNLPLLQDVTSDLQVKNPQLTIQVDRDKAYALGVTPGQVTDALYSAYGTRQISTIYTPNNEYYVIVELAPQFQNNPAELSSLYIRSNAGKLVPLDTVSKLVPSLGPLTVNHLGQLPAVTISFNLKPGVALGDATHAVEEQARKILPPDIVGTFQGTAQAFQQSFTGMGLLLVAAILVIYIILGVLYESFVHPLTILSGLPSAGVGALLTLLLFHQELNLYSFVGIIMLIGIVKKNAIMMIDFALEAERKEGKSPEESIYQGALVRFRPIMMTTMAALMGTLPIAIGFGAGADARRGLGLAVVGGLLFSQLVTLYITPVYYVYLDRLQHSFQSWRERRKAQSIPELGEAALLGQQADD, from the coding sequence GTGAGTATCTCCGAGCTCTTCATCAAGCGGCCGATCATGACCACGCTGGTCATGGCCGCCATTTTGATCTTCGGCATTTTCGCCTACACGCTACTGCCGGTGAGCGACCTGCCCAACGTGGACTTCCCCACCATTCAGGTGATCGCGCAACTGCCCGGCGCGAGCCCGGAGACGATGGCGTCCTCGGTGGCGACCCCGCTGGAGAAGCAGTTCTCCACTATCGCCGGCATTGATTCGATGACCTCGACCAACGCGCTGGGCAGCGCCAACATCACCATCCAGTTCAATCTCAGCCGCAGCCTGGATGGCGCCGCGCTCGACGTGCAGTCGGCTATTTCCAAGGCGGCCAGCCAACTGCCGCCCGAATTGCCGACGCCGCCGTCGTTCCAAAAGGTGAATCCCGCCGACCAGCCCATCCTGTATCTCGCCGTCAGCTCGCCGACGCTGAAGCTTTCCGACGTCGACGAAGCGGCCGAAACCACCCTGGCGCAGAACATCTCGATGGTGAACGGGGTGGCGCAGGTCGCCGTTTTTGGCTCCCAGAAATACGCCGTCCGGGTGCAGCTCGATCCGCGCCAGATGGCCAGTCGCCAGATCGGGATCGACGAAGTGGACAGCGCCCTGCAAGCCGGTAATACCAATACCCCCACCGGCACGCTCTACGGTAACGCCCACACCTTTACGCTGCTGTCGAACGGTCAACTGCAGAACGCGGCCCAGTTCGGCCCCATGATCGTCGCCTACCGCAACGGCTCGCCGGTTCGCCTGAATGAACTCGGCCGCGTCATTGACAGTGTGCAGGACGACAAGAGCGCCAGTTGGTACAACGGCGACCGCGCCGTCGTCCTGGCCATCCAGCGCCAGCCCGGCACCAACACGGTCGAAGTCGTGAACGGGGTGAAGGCGCTGCTTCCCCGCCTGGAGCAGCAGATTCCGGCCGCGGTGCGCGTTGACACCCTGTACGACCGCTCGGAGTCGATTCGCGCCTCCGTGAACGACGTGAAGTTCACGCTCCTGCTCACCATCGCTTTGGTGGTCATGGTGATCTTCCTCTTCCTGCGAAACATCTCGGCCACCATCATTCCGTCCTTCGCGCTGCCGATGGCCATTATCGGCACGTTCTCGGTGATGTACCTGCTCGGCTACAGCGTGGACAACTTGTCCCTGATGGCGTTGACGCTCTCTGTGGGATTCGTGGTGGACGACGCCATCGTCATGCTGGAAAACATCGTCCGCCACATGGAAATGGGCAAGAGCGCGATGCAGGCTTCCATCGAGGGCTCGCGCGAGATCGGCTTCACCATTCTCTCCATGACCATCTCGCTGGCGGCGGTGTTCATCCCGCTGCTGTTCATGGGCGGCATCATCGGCCGCCTGCTCCACGAGTTTGCCGTCACCATCGGCGTCGCCATCCTGGTGTCCGGTTTCGTTTCCCTCACCCTGACCCCCATGCTGTGCAGCCGCTTCCTCAAGCACCAGGCGGCCAGCGAGCACGGCCGCTTCTATCAGGTCACCGAGCGCCTCTTCGATGGCTGGCTGCGCGGCTACGACTGGTCGCTGCAGAAGGTTCTGCGCCACAAGTTCGCCACCCTGATGGTTTCCTTCGTCGTGATCGCTCTGACGGCGTACTTGTTCGTGGGCATCAGGACCGGATTCCTGCCCGACGAAGACCAGGGTCTGGTGTTTGCCTTCACCGAAGCGCAACAGGGAATCTCGTTCCACGACATGTTTGACCTGCAACAGAAGGTCACCGAGGTCGTGCGCCAAGATCCCAACGTCATGAACCTGATTTCTTCCATGGGCGGGAATCCTTCTTTCGGCGGTTCCCTGAACCAGGGCCGGATGTTCTTCCGCTTGAAGGACAAGAAGGACCGCGTCAACCACATGAGTGCGGCGGAGATCATTCAGGAACTGCGCCCCAAGGTGGCGCAGGTGCCCGGCATCAACGTCTTCCTGCAGATTCCTCCGACCATCCGCATCGGCGGCAACCTGACCAAATCGCAGTACCAGTACGCCTTGCAGACGCCCGATTTACCCGGACTTTATTCCAGCGCGCCCAAGCTGGAAGCGGCCTTGCGCAACCTGCCGCTGCTGCAGGATGTAACCAGCGACCTCCAGGTCAAGAACCCCCAGTTGACCATTCAGGTGGACCGCGACAAGGCTTACGCCCTGGGCGTGACCCCGGGCCAGGTGACCGACGCGCTCTACTCCGCCTACGGCACGCGCCAGATCAGCACCATCTATACGCCCAACAACGAGTACTACGTCATCGTCGAGCTGGCGCCGCAGTTCCAGAACAATCCGGCCGAGTTGTCCTCGCTCTACATTCGCTCCAACGCCGGCAAGCTGGTCCCGCTCGACACCGTCTCCAAACTCGTACCCTCTTTGGGTCCGCTCACCGTCAACCACCTTGGGCAACTGCCGGCAGTCACCATCAGCTTCAACCTGAAGCCGGGCGTCGCGCTCGGGGACGCCACCCACGCCGTCGAGGAACAGGCACGCAAGATCCTGCCGCCCGACATCGTCGGCACCTTCCAGGGCACGGCGCAGGCCTTCCAGCAATCGTTCACCGGCATGGGACTGCTGCTGGTCGCTGCCATCCTGGTCATCTACATCATCCTCGGCGTCCTCTACGAAAGCTTCGTCCACCCGCTCACGATTCTCTCCGGCCTGCCCTCGGCCGGTGTGGGCGCGTTGCTCACGCTGCTGCTCTTCCACCAGGAGCTGAACCTGTACTCCTTCGTGGGCATCATCATGCTGATCGGCATCGTCAAGAAGAACGCCATCATGATGATTGACTTCGCGCTGGAGGCCGAGCGCAAGGAAGGCAAGTCGCCGGAGGAATCCATCTACCAGGGCGCGCTCGTCCGCTTCCGCCCCATCATGATGACCACCATGGCGGCGCTGATGGGCACGTTGCCTATCGCCATTGGTTTCGGCGCCGGCGCCGATGCGCGCCGCGGGCTCGGCCTGGCGGTGGTCGGCGGATTGCTCTTCTCGCAGCTCGTGACCCTGTACATCACGCCCGTCTACTACGTGTACCTCGACCGCCTGCAGCACAGCTTCCAGAGCTGGCGCGAGCGCCGCAAAGCGCAATCCATTCCGGAACTCGGCGAAGCCGCGCTCCTCGGACAGCAAGCCGACGACTAG
- a CDS encoding glycosyltransferase family 39 protein, translated as MASANVGRNLWQHTADAPGDTRTDSSPRAKAVAVIAVTVAAVHLLTNGRYGFHRDELQTLSDAMHLDWGFVPYPPFTPFLERIGLGMFGVSLVELRLFSVLAQSAAIVVTGLMASELGGGRWAQAGAALAVAVSPLPLFEGTEFQYTTFDYLWWVLTAYFVIRLLKTENPRWCLAIGAVVGIGLMTKYTIAFFVAGILIGLLLTGARRYLASRWLWAGVGLAVLIFLPNLLWQLRHDFISLHFLRYIHARDVGEGRAEGFWQAQFLSNANRYAAPLWIAGLIGFLLNQRYRTLAWMYVTPLVIFWLTRGRGYYTGAAYPMLMAMGGVTIEDWLKHLRRLWRGIIQIAYLIALIAWGVYVSTVILPLASSGPLRDRALNNNGDLREEIGWNELVKTVADIRDSLPAEQRQNVGVLVGNYGEQGAIEILGPAYHLPPPISGTNSAWFRGYPSSPPPTLIVVGHSREYIDKMLTSCQLAGHNSNRYGVHNEEADDHPDIFVCGSPRLPWPEFWKRYRSFG; from the coding sequence ATGGCATCAGCAAATGTTGGGCGGAACCTCTGGCAACATACTGCGGATGCTCCAGGCGACACCCGTACGGATTCTTCACCTAGGGCCAAAGCCGTGGCGGTCATCGCCGTAACCGTCGCAGCCGTTCATCTGCTCACGAACGGCCGCTATGGCTTTCATCGTGACGAGCTTCAGACCTTAAGCGATGCCATGCATCTGGACTGGGGATTTGTGCCATATCCGCCGTTCACGCCTTTTCTGGAGCGAATAGGCCTGGGAATGTTCGGAGTTTCGCTGGTCGAATTAAGGCTGTTCTCAGTCCTCGCGCAGAGTGCAGCAATCGTCGTCACTGGGCTTATGGCAAGCGAACTTGGCGGCGGGCGCTGGGCGCAGGCCGGCGCGGCTCTTGCCGTTGCTGTCTCGCCGCTGCCTCTGTTCGAGGGAACAGAATTTCAATACACGACCTTCGATTACCTGTGGTGGGTGTTGACTGCTTATTTCGTGATCCGCCTGCTGAAGACCGAGAACCCGCGATGGTGTTTGGCGATTGGCGCGGTGGTTGGCATTGGCCTGATGACCAAGTACACGATCGCGTTTTTCGTGGCGGGAATTCTGATTGGATTGCTCCTGACGGGCGCACGACGCTATCTAGCAAGCAGGTGGCTTTGGGCGGGAGTTGGTCTGGCGGTGCTGATCTTTCTGCCTAATTTGCTCTGGCAACTGCGACACGATTTCATCTCCTTGCATTTCCTCCGGTATATCCACGCGCGCGATGTCGGCGAGGGGAGAGCAGAGGGGTTCTGGCAAGCTCAGTTCTTATCCAACGCCAATCGTTATGCGGCACCACTGTGGATCGCCGGCCTGATCGGTTTCTTGCTGAACCAGCGCTACCGAACGCTGGCGTGGATGTATGTAACTCCCCTTGTGATCTTCTGGCTGACGAGAGGACGCGGTTATTACACGGGAGCGGCGTATCCAATGCTGATGGCCATGGGCGGTGTCACAATCGAAGACTGGCTGAAACACCTGCGACGCCTCTGGCGCGGGATCATCCAGATCGCGTACCTCATCGCGCTGATCGCGTGGGGCGTTTACGTTTCCACTGTGATTCTCCCCCTCGCGTCAAGCGGTCCGCTCCGGGATCGTGCTCTCAATAACAACGGAGACCTGCGCGAAGAAATCGGGTGGAACGAATTGGTCAAGACGGTCGCTGATATTCGGGACTCCTTGCCTGCGGAGCAGCGGCAGAACGTTGGGGTGTTGGTCGGCAACTACGGCGAGCAGGGCGCAATCGAGATACTCGGTCCCGCCTATCACCTGCCTCCGCCCATCAGTGGTACGAATTCCGCATGGTTTCGGGGATATCCCTCCTCGCCGCCGCCCACGCTGATCGTTGTCGGGCACTCGCGCGAGTACATCGATAAGATGCTCACCTCGTGTCAACTCGCCGGCCATAATAGCAATCGCTATGGCGTGCATAACGAAGAGGCCGACGATCACCCCGACATCTTTGTGTGTGGTTCCCCGCGTCTGCCATGGCCCGAATTCTGGAAGCGATACCGGAGCTTCGGCTAA
- a CDS encoding ABC transporter permease yields the protein MSPRAIIREALRALFRNKLRSTLTVLGITIGIGAVICVVAIGQAGSAQVEEQLNNLGDNFVWIEAGSRAPSGIRTGSHGTKTLLQSDVEAILKQVPLIKLASANVDSHTQIVYANKNWFTGYRGVAPEYFQIKRWPMSLGAPFTHADVERASDVCVIGETVRQQLFDIEDPIGKVIRVGTLPCQVMGVLVARGQTGFGNDQDDTVVMPYTTAQKKLKGTSWLDDIVCSAVSADAINPAIQQIAELLRDRHHIRRGQDDDFNIRRPDEFINAQLEARRTFSLLLISIASVSLLVGGIGIMNVMLVSVTERTREIGVRMSIGATDGDVAKQFLGEAVMLSLFGGLLGVAFGVAASYLVGRALQWPMEIPPQAIVIAALFAVAVGVFFGFYPARKASKLDPIEALRFE from the coding sequence ATGTCTCCCCGCGCCATCATTCGCGAAGCCTTGCGCGCTCTGTTCCGCAACAAATTGCGGAGCACGCTCACCGTGCTGGGCATCACCATCGGCATCGGCGCCGTCATCTGCGTCGTCGCCATCGGCCAGGCCGGCTCCGCCCAGGTAGAGGAGCAGCTCAACAATCTCGGCGACAACTTTGTGTGGATCGAAGCCGGTTCGCGCGCGCCCAGCGGCATCCGCACCGGCAGTCATGGCACCAAGACGCTGCTGCAGAGCGACGTCGAGGCCATCCTCAAGCAGGTGCCGCTCATCAAGCTGGCCTCCGCCAACGTCGATTCCCACACCCAAATCGTGTACGCCAATAAAAACTGGTTCACCGGCTACCGCGGCGTCGCCCCGGAATATTTCCAGATCAAGCGCTGGCCGATGTCGCTGGGCGCGCCCTTCACCCACGCCGACGTGGAGCGCGCCAGCGACGTCTGCGTCATCGGCGAGACCGTGCGGCAACAGCTCTTCGACATCGAAGACCCCATCGGCAAGGTGATCCGCGTTGGTACGCTTCCCTGCCAGGTCATGGGCGTGCTGGTTGCCCGTGGACAAACCGGCTTCGGGAACGACCAGGACGACACCGTCGTCATGCCCTACACGACCGCGCAGAAAAAGCTGAAGGGCACCTCCTGGCTCGACGATATCGTGTGCTCCGCCGTTTCTGCGGATGCCATCAATCCTGCCATCCAGCAGATTGCCGAGCTGCTGCGCGACCGCCACCACATCCGGCGCGGCCAGGACGATGACTTCAACATCCGCCGTCCCGACGAATTCATCAACGCGCAACTGGAAGCTCGCCGCACCTTCTCCCTCCTTCTCATCTCGATTGCTTCCGTGTCCCTGCTGGTCGGAGGCATCGGCATCATGAACGTGATGCTGGTCTCCGTCACCGAACGCACCCGCGAGATCGGCGTCCGCATGTCCATCGGCGCCACCGATGGCGACGTCGCCAAGCAGTTCCTGGGCGAAGCCGTCATGCTCAGCCTGTTCGGCGGATTGTTGGGCGTCGCTTTCGGGGTGGCCGCTTCCTACCTCGTCGGACGCGCCCTGCAATGGCCCATGGAAATTCCGCCGCAAGCCATCGTTATCGCGGCGCTGTTCGCCGTTGCCGTCGGCGTCTTCTTCGGCTTTTATCCCGCGCGCAAAGCCTCCAAGCTCGACCCCATCGAAGCCCTCCGCTTCGAGTAG
- a CDS encoding carbon starvation protein A yields MKIRLTILALVLIPVLVAGGFAVTHKPMTAPVVAVLGAVMIWLAYTRYARRIDADVIRPDDKKATPARMYMDGVDFMPTSRNVLYGYHFKSIAAAGPIVGPIAAATLWGWMPALLWLTLGVSFLGWASDYSAIVVAVRNDGNSLSAIAHRLIAPRARIILFVFIFFYLLLLAGAFVGIMAGIFDPRADVPFGIFMLAIMGLLMGQMLYKWKMDLILVTFIAVALTLGGMALGAKGISSAKGTGPDGKPAAAIVFGGPINSQVVRLGNLINRISGREPLYTVVDPTKADPRLATTIITPDGKVVPKYVDQTGAIKMMPSFIFWCLMVFVFSYLGTVLPIWRFAQPTNYIGFWVTFITIGLSALGAIVGGVRALLGNPEMIKAVTFQTKVFTTWMPMSQAKDAAGGLLQAVPAIQPIWPMLFVTIACGAISGWHALVGSIGTARQLEYETDALPVGGGGMFSENALALLSLVAVSIAGGAGAGAFAAGVGKLLGIVTFGAISPAYGTALGFGVFVVIVLTMVQLVFRVMRVTLGEWLGDAWVGFKNPHISAIVSMALALALVLSGTWIYLWQLFGASNQLMAALSLLIVSLWLKSIGRSPRYAFWPMIFMYVTTMAAILVTGYNLYASILSNPKIAAQPINTFGAIAMLIVAGLLFIAALFIAYDAFKAWRKLDLKGVTPTPARDRERPLTAAAHD; encoded by the coding sequence ATGAAGATCCGGCTCACTATCCTCGCCTTGGTCCTCATTCCCGTTCTGGTGGCAGGCGGATTTGCGGTCACCCACAAGCCCATGACCGCCCCCGTGGTCGCGGTTCTCGGGGCGGTGATGATCTGGCTCGCCTACACCCGTTACGCCCGGCGCATTGATGCCGATGTCATCCGTCCCGATGACAAGAAAGCCACGCCGGCGCGCATGTACATGGACGGGGTCGATTTCATGCCCACCAGCCGTAATGTGCTCTACGGCTATCACTTCAAATCCATCGCCGCCGCCGGACCCATCGTCGGTCCCATCGCCGCCGCCACACTTTGGGGCTGGATGCCGGCGCTGCTGTGGCTGACCCTCGGGGTTTCGTTCCTGGGTTGGGCCAGCGACTACTCGGCGATCGTGGTCGCCGTCCGCAACGACGGCAATTCGCTGTCCGCCATCGCCCACCGGCTGATTGCTCCCCGCGCCCGCATCATCCTGTTCGTATTTATCTTCTTTTACCTGTTGCTGCTCGCGGGAGCATTCGTCGGCATCATGGCGGGCATTTTCGATCCCCGCGCCGACGTTCCCTTTGGCATCTTCATGCTCGCCATCATGGGCCTGCTGATGGGGCAGATGCTCTATAAGTGGAAAATGGACCTGATCCTGGTGACCTTCATCGCCGTGGCGCTGACGCTCGGCGGCATGGCGCTGGGCGCCAAGGGCATCAGCAGCGCCAAGGGCACGGGGCCTGATGGCAAGCCGGCGGCCGCCATCGTTTTCGGCGGCCCGATCAATTCGCAGGTAGTGAGACTGGGCAACCTCATCAACCGCATCAGCGGCCGCGAGCCCCTCTACACTGTGGTCGATCCGACCAAGGCCGACCCGCGCCTGGCGACCACCATCATCACGCCCGACGGCAAGGTGGTGCCCAAGTACGTGGACCAGACCGGCGCCATCAAGATGATGCCGTCGTTCATTTTCTGGTGCCTGATGGTGTTCGTCTTCTCCTACCTGGGGACCGTATTGCCCATCTGGCGCTTCGCCCAGCCGACCAACTACATCGGCTTCTGGGTGACGTTCATCACCATCGGGCTTTCGGCGCTGGGCGCCATTGTCGGCGGCGTGCGTGCGCTGCTTGGCAATCCCGAGATGATCAAGGCCGTCACCTTCCAGACCAAGGTGTTCACCACCTGGATGCCGATGTCGCAGGCCAAGGACGCGGCCGGCGGCCTCCTGCAGGCCGTTCCTGCCATCCAGCCGATCTGGCCGATGCTGTTCGTGACCATCGCCTGCGGCGCCATCTCCGGCTGGCACGCGTTGGTCGGCTCCATCGGCACGGCGCGCCAGCTCGAATATGAAACCGACGCGCTGCCGGTCGGCGGCGGCGGCATGTTCTCCGAGAATGCGCTCGCCCTGCTCTCGCTGGTGGCGGTTTCCATCGCCGGCGGCGCGGGTGCGGGAGCGTTCGCGGCGGGCGTCGGCAAGCTGCTCGGCATCGTCACCTTCGGCGCCATTTCCCCGGCTTACGGCACGGCTCTGGGCTTCGGCGTGTTCGTGGTGATCGTGCTGACCATGGTGCAGCTCGTCTTCCGCGTCATGCGTGTGACCTTGGGCGAGTGGCTCGGCGATGCCTGGGTTGGCTTCAAGAACCCGCACATCTCCGCCATCGTCTCCATGGCCCTGGCGCTGGCGCTGGTCCTCAGCGGCACCTGGATCTACCTGTGGCAGTTGTTCGGCGCCTCCAACCAGTTGATGGCCGCTCTCAGCCTGCTGATCGTCAGCCTGTGGTTGAAGTCCATCGGCCGCAGTCCGCGGTACGCCTTCTGGCCGATGATCTTCATGTACGTCACCACCATGGCCGCGATCCTGGTGACCGGCTACAACCTCTACGCCAGCATCCTGTCCAATCCCAAAATCGCGGCGCAGCCGATCAATACCTTCGGCGCGATTGCGATGTTGATTGTGGCCGGGTTGCTGTTCATCGCCGCGCTCTTCATCGCGTACGACGCATTCAAGGCGTGGCGCAAGCTGGACCTGAAGGGCGTCACGCCCACTCCCGCCCGCGACCGTGAACGCCCGCTGACGGCGGCAGCGCACGATTAG
- a CDS encoding arsenical pump-driving ATPase GET3, translating into MSFKETFEANKERRYIMFGGKGGLGKTTFSAATAFWLAQQGHKVLVFSVDPQASLSDIFQKDIFGKGAVKIMDNLYAQEIDADSHIKNYQNEIRKKILDMYGLDKVPEEIEHYIQAASAEPAMEESAIFDAVVDIVVGGDYDYYIYDLVPLGHALYYLSMAKVYDEWINRITKLREEMRQHEEMVARIKRQKTTEEDLVLTELLYIKNRINQSSGILTDRKKTAFFFVVVPEEMIILDTVKAAQLFSKFDVPIAGYVVNRVLPPELAGQDIPAYLKNRLKMQGRYLEEIDKTFGKQVISRVPELERDITGLKMIEKLAGLMYGNGNGRH; encoded by the coding sequence ATGTCATTCAAAGAAACCTTCGAAGCGAACAAGGAACGGCGCTACATCATGTTTGGCGGCAAAGGCGGCCTGGGCAAGACCACCTTCTCCGCCGCCACCGCTTTCTGGCTGGCGCAGCAGGGCCACAAGGTGCTGGTCTTTTCCGTGGACCCGCAAGCCTCGCTCAGCGACATCTTCCAGAAGGATATTTTCGGCAAGGGCGCGGTCAAGATCATGGACAACCTCTACGCCCAGGAAATTGACGCCGACAGCCACATCAAGAACTACCAGAACGAGATTCGCAAGAAAATCCTCGACATGTACGGCCTGGACAAGGTGCCGGAAGAGATCGAGCACTACATCCAGGCGGCTTCGGCCGAGCCCGCCATGGAGGAATCGGCCATCTTCGACGCCGTGGTCGACATCGTAGTCGGCGGCGACTACGACTACTACATCTATGACCTGGTGCCCCTCGGCCACGCCCTCTATTACCTCTCCATGGCCAAGGTCTATGACGAGTGGATCAACCGCATCACCAAGCTGCGCGAGGAAATGCGCCAGCACGAAGAGATGGTGGCGCGCATCAAGCGGCAGAAGACCACCGAGGAAGATCTCGTCCTCACCGAGTTGCTGTACATCAAGAACCGCATCAACCAGTCCTCCGGCATCCTCACCGACCGGAAGAAGACCGCGTTCTTCTTCGTCGTCGTGCCCGAGGAGATGATCATCCTCGATACCGTGAAGGCGGCGCAGTTGTTTTCCAAGTTCGACGTGCCCATCGCCGGCTATGTCGTCAACCGCGTGCTGCCGCCGGAACTGGCGGGCCAGGACATTCCCGCCTACCTCAAGAATCGCCTCAAGATGCAGGGGCGCTACCTGGAAGAGATCGATAAGACCTTCGGCAAGCAGGTGATCAGCCGCGTGCCCGAGTTGGAACGCGATATCACCGGGCTGAAGATGATCGAAAAACTCGCCGGGCTGATGTACGGCAACGGAAACGGGAGGCACTGA
- a CDS encoding ArsA family ATPase: MPEIKTSLTDFMTEHPQMKFSFFGGKGGVGKTVMAGVTALHLAGQGKRVMLASTNPVHSLSGLLDQDVYGKPTAVKNVPNLWAYEIDTKETIERSKQDIKTKIRWFLKFAEISTQADMFVESATMNPAFEESAMFENMVDLMFKNEYDAYVFDTAPTANARRLLGMSKVYSLWVNKMVKSREEAQSLRDLFSFTKKKEADPLMDYLLSFRERIAHARDLLTDPALTAFFFVTLPEALPIAVIKRFINWFHDFGIPVGGVIVNMLIDKAQVRTDSPEFVRNRVAMQDNYMAEIWRDFDNVRAVVPLFDDEVRGTAALKMVGDYAFPQPVAAAGTGK, from the coding sequence ATGCCGGAGATCAAGACTTCACTCACCGATTTCATGACCGAGCACCCGCAGATGAAGTTCAGCTTCTTCGGCGGCAAGGGCGGCGTGGGCAAGACCGTCATGGCCGGCGTTACCGCTCTGCACCTGGCCGGGCAGGGCAAGCGCGTCATGCTCGCCTCCACCAATCCGGTGCACTCGCTCAGCGGTTTGCTCGACCAGGACGTTTACGGCAAGCCTACGGCGGTCAAGAACGTTCCCAATCTCTGGGCCTACGAGATTGACACCAAGGAGACCATCGAGCGCTCCAAGCAGGACATCAAAACCAAGATCCGCTGGTTCCTGAAGTTCGCCGAAATCTCCACCCAGGCGGATATGTTCGTCGAGAGCGCCACCATGAACCCGGCCTTCGAAGAGTCGGCCATGTTCGAGAACATGGTGGACCTGATGTTCAAGAACGAGTACGACGCCTACGTCTTCGACACCGCGCCCACCGCCAACGCCCGCCGCCTGCTCGGCATGAGCAAGGTCTATTCGCTGTGGGTAAACAAGATGGTGAAGTCGCGCGAGGAGGCGCAGTCCCTCCGTGACCTGTTCTCCTTCACCAAGAAGAAAGAGGCCGACCCGCTGATGGACTACCTGCTCAGCTTCCGCGAGCGCATCGCGCACGCCCGCGATCTGCTTACCGATCCGGCCCTGACCGCGTTTTTCTTCGTCACCCTGCCGGAAGCGCTGCCCATCGCGGTCATCAAGCGCTTCATCAACTGGTTTCACGATTTCGGCATTCCCGTCGGCGGCGTCATCGTCAACATGCTCATCGACAAAGCGCAGGTGCGCACCGACTCGCCCGAGTTTGTGCGCAACCGCGTCGCCATGCAGGACAACTACATGGCCGAGATTTGGCGCGACTTCGACAACGTGCGCGCCGTCGTCCCCTTGTTCGATGATGAAGTCCGCGGCACCGCGGCGTTGAAGATGGTGGGAGACTACGCCTTTCCGCAACCGGTCGCGGCCGCCGGGACGGGCAAGTAA
- a CDS encoding 2-dehydropantoate 2-reductase, giving the protein MSQLQVAVYGVGGVGGYFGATLARAGNPVSLIARGDHLRAIRESGLKIVTPKEEFTVTPVAAGDNPADIGPVDIVLVGVKAWQVPDAAKAMRPLLKPDTRVVPLQNGVEAVDDLARVLGREYVLGGLCRIIASIAAPGVIRIGPMEPIAVLGELDGAELAGNAKALYDAFRNAGVNVSKAPDIQAALWEKLLFIAAVSGVGAVSRANVGEVRQSPPTRALLQQVMEEVAAVAAKRGVRIAPDIVARTMAFIDTMPGEGTASMQRDVAAGRPSELEAIIGSVHRLGSAAGVPTPATQFIYASLLPQERRARSA; this is encoded by the coding sequence ATGAGCCAATTGCAAGTCGCTGTGTATGGCGTGGGCGGCGTCGGAGGCTACTTCGGCGCCACGCTCGCGCGCGCCGGTAATCCCGTTTCCCTGATCGCCCGCGGCGATCATCTGCGCGCCATCCGCGAATCAGGGCTGAAGATCGTGACTCCCAAGGAGGAGTTCACCGTTACTCCCGTCGCCGCCGGCGACAATCCCGCTGACATCGGTCCCGTAGATATTGTTCTCGTTGGGGTCAAAGCCTGGCAGGTGCCCGACGCGGCGAAAGCCATGCGCCCGCTGCTGAAGCCGGACACGCGCGTCGTGCCCCTGCAGAACGGTGTCGAAGCCGTGGACGACCTGGCCAGGGTGCTCGGACGCGAGTACGTGCTCGGTGGACTGTGCCGCATCATCGCTTCCATTGCCGCGCCCGGTGTAATCAGGATCGGCCCCATGGAGCCGATCGCCGTGCTCGGCGAACTCGACGGCGCCGAACTGGCCGGCAATGCGAAAGCCCTTTACGACGCGTTCCGCAACGCCGGCGTGAATGTATCGAAAGCGCCCGACATTCAGGCGGCGCTCTGGGAGAAGCTGTTGTTCATCGCTGCCGTGAGCGGCGTGGGCGCCGTGTCGCGCGCCAACGTCGGCGAAGTCCGCCAATCCCCGCCCACGCGCGCCCTGCTGCAGCAGGTCATGGAAGAGGTCGCCGCCGTGGCCGCCAAGCGTGGCGTGCGCATCGCCCCCGACATCGTCGCGCGCACCATGGCTTTCATCGACACCATGCCCGGGGAAGGCACCGCTTCCATGCAGCGCGACGTCGCCGCCGGACGCCCCTCGGAACTCGAGGCCATCATCGGCAGCGTCCATCGCCTCGGCAGCGCAGCCGGCGTGCCTACCCCGGCGACTCAGTTCATCTACGCCAGCCTGTTGCCGCAGGAGAGGCGGGCGCGTTCCGCCTGA